The Flavobacterium johnsoniae genomic sequence ATAATACTAGAATTGTTTTTCTCATTAATGGGTTGCGGTTTTTTGAAAAGAGGCATTATAATTCTATTCCATTTTTTTAGAAATAGAAATAAAATGCATTTGTTGTGAGATTTTTTTTAGGTAAGCAAAATTGTAGATTGCAGATTCTACAATAGAAATTGCAATAGTATCTTTTGATCTAGACCTACTGAAGGATAGCGGCTTAATTTTATGAAATTCATGTTCTTTTTGAGTGGTTTTGTTGTTAGCAGTTTGAATTTTAATGATTTTAATTAATAATTATTACTATAACAGTTAAATATCAATATGGCTCAAAAATAAATAAAAATACTACAATATTTAAAAAAAAAGAATTTACTTATAATTTCATGATTAATTATTTACATCAGCAATAATATTTATTGCCAATTTCTTCTGACTAGTTCAGAAAAATGTCGCAACTCATAGACTTTATCGCTGTATAAACCCATTCAAAAGAGAACATTATTTTAGATTTTTTTTCTAATCTTACTCAGCAAAAAGACGAATATTAACAAATACACAAGAAATATAAAATTACCTCCAAAAATGACGAATCAATTTTGGAGGTCTGGTGAATGAAGAGGAATTGCAACTATAGGTCACAATCCTTGTCTACTCTATGTTTTAAGTATATTTCAAAAATCGTTTGGCAAAATTTTGCCACATTATTTTTATCGATTTTAAAAACAGTTAAATATAGAAAACAAAAAAGCCACTCGATATGAGTGGCTTTTGTTGTGATCCCAGAAGGATTCGAACCTTCGACCTACGCATTAGAAGTGCGTTGCTCTATCCAGCTGAGCTATGGAACCATTTCTTTTTAAACTTTATGGCAAAGTTTCTGTCGGGGTGGCAGGATTCGAACCTGCGGCCTCCTGCTCCCAAAGCAGGCGCGATAACCGGGCTACGCTACACCCCGAGGCAAATTTAAGCGGAGAGACAGGGACTCGAACCCTGGCGACGGTTACCCGTCGACAGATTAGCAATCTGCTCCATTACCGCTCTGGCACCTCTCCTTGCTCAAGGAATTGCTTCCGTTTTGCGAGTGCAAATGTATAACAACATTCCTTTTCTCACAAGCTTTTTTTTGAGTTTTTTTAGTTTTTTTTTATCTTTTTTCAAAAACACTTCACAATCAAACAAATAGAATTAACAAAAATTTGACTCAAATTTAAAATCTACCCTATTCTACACAAAATTTGAATTTATTCAAATAAAGAGTAAATTTGCTTTATAACTAATATTAACAGAAAATGAACAAAAGAGTTGTTATCGTTTCTGCCGTTAGAACACCTATCGGAAGTTTCATGGGAGGGTTATCTACCGTACCTGCACCAAAATTAGGCGCTGCCGCTATTAAAGGAGCCCTTTCTAAAATTAACCTAGACCCAAAATTAGTTGATGAAGTTTTCATGGGAAATGTAATTCAGGCAGGCGTTGGACAAGCTCCGGCTCGTCAAGCAGCGCTTTTTGCTGGTTTGTCTGAAGAAGTTGCCGCTACAACTGTTAACAAAGTTTGCGCTTCTGGAATGAAAGCTGTTATGTTTGCTGCTCAGGCAATCGCATGCGGAGACGCTGAAATTGTAGTAGCGGGCGGAATGGAAAGCATGAGCTTGATTCCTCATTATGTACAAATGCGTGCTGGAAATAAATTTGGCCCTGCAACTATGCTTGACGGAATGCAAAAAGACGGTTTGACAGATGCTTACGATAACAACGCAATGGGAGTTTGCGCTGATTTATGTGCAACTGAATACAACATCAGCCGTGAAGAACAAGATGCTTTCGCTATTCAATCTTACGAAAGAAGTGCAAAAGCTTGGGATGCCGGAAAATTTAACAACGAAGTTGTTCCCGTTGAAGTTCCGCAAAGACGCGGAGAACCGATTATCTTTTCAAAAGACGAAGAATATACTAATGTTAAATTAGATAAAATTCCATCTTTAGGCGCTGTTTTTACAAAAGACGGAACAGTTACTGCTGCAAATGCTTCTACAATCAATGATGGAGCGGCTGCTTTAGTTTTAATGTCTGAAGAAAAAGCAAATGCTTTAGGTTTAAAACCTTTGGCTTACATAAAAGGTTACGCAGATGCTGCACAAGAACCAAAATGGTTTACAACAAGTCCTGCGAAAGCTTTACCAAAAGCTTTAGACAAAGCTGGAATCTCAATTTCAGATGTCGATTTCTTCGAATTCAACGAAGCGTTTTCTGTAGTAGGATTAGCCAATGCAAAAATCTTAAATTTAGATAATAACAAAGTAAACGTAAACGGCGGTGCAGTTTCTTTAGGGCACCCTCTTGGAGCATCAGGAGCACGTATTATTGTAACTTTACTAAATGTTTTAGAACAAAACAATGCAAAAACTGGAGCTGCTGCAATTTGCAACGGTGGCGGTGGAGCATCAGCAATTGTTATCGAAAGAGCTTAAAAACAATATCAATAAAAATCAGGAGTTATAATACATAATTCCTGATTTTCAACTTATAATTTTCCATACATGTTCGGAATTTGCAATCTTGCCATAGCACCCGTTCGATCTGAACCAAGCGACAGAAGTGAAATCGTCACTCAACTCTTGTTTGGTGAACACATCGAAATCTTAGAACGCCAAAATCAATGGGCTAAAATAAGAATTCAATATGACGACTATGTTGGCTGGATGGATTCAAAACAATATCAGGTAATTTCAAAAGAACAATTTGATCAACTGAGTAAAGAAGCAATTATCTTAAACGCAGATTTAATTGATTATATCACTGCTCCAAATAACTTATTACTTCCTATTCCGCTTGGAGCATCTTTATCTTTTTTGAATAATAGCGAAATCAATACTTCGAATTTTGATTTTGAAGGAACCAAAACGAGTGGCATCAAACCAAAAAGCGCTATTATAAACACAGCATTTATGTATTTGAACGCGCCTTATCTTTGGGGCGGAAAAACTCCTTTTGGAATTGACTGTTCCGGATTTACTCAAATGGTTTATAAATTAAACGGCTATAAAATTCATCGCGATGCTTCTCAACAAGCGCTTGAAGGCGATCCGTTAAGTTTTATCGAAGAATGCGAAGCTGGTGATTTAGCTTTTTTTGATAATGACGAAGGAAATATTACTCACGTAGGAATTATAATGGACAATAATTATATCATTCACGCAAGTGGAAAAGTTCGTATTGACCGTTTAGACCACACTGGAATTTATAATCCAGAATTAAACAAGCACACTCACAAACTTCGCGTAATTAAGAAGATTATTTAAAAACACAAATTTGCTTCGCCCGTTTGCTGTAGCTCGGGTCACAAATTACCACAGATTAAAAAATCCTTTAATCCGTGAAATCTATGGCAAAAAAAATTCGTGCAAATTAGTGAAATCCGTGTTTTTAAGCACTCAATCGAATTGACTTTCTAAACTCAGATGGACTATAGCCCTTTTGCTTTCTAAAAAACTTATTAAAGTGGCTTTCATCCGTAAAACCAAATTCATAAGCAATTTCATTAATACGCTTTTCGCTAAATTGCAAACGATGTTCAATCAGTTTTGTTTTGTAATTGCTGATATATTGTTGCATCGTTTCGCTGGCATGTTTCTTAAAATAACGCCCTAAATAGGTATTCGAAATTCCAAAATAATCGCTAATTGATTCTGCTTTGATTTTCTCTGGATAATAAATATTGTTCTGAATATATTGCAGAATATCCATCGCTTTTGCTTCTGTAGAAATATTTACTTGTTCTGGAAGGTATTTTGCAATATTTCTCGCTACAATAATAATAAGTGTGTTTACCAATTGCTGAATCAATTCTTGATTGTAAACATCCTTATCCTGATGTTCACGGCAAATCGCTTCAATCATTACTTTTACCAAACATTTATCAGGATCATTTTTAAGAATACATCCCGGCTGATGATTGGCATTTTGAAGAATATATTCTAATCGCTGAATATTTTCATTCTGAAGGCTCGAATTTTTCAAATAAATATCATTAAACCTTAAAAAGAAAAATTTCGTTTCGGTTTCAATGGTAAAATTATGACAATCCTCAGGCGTTAATAAGAACAAATGACCAGGATCATATTCAAAAATATTCTTATTAATACACTGTCTTCCTGTTCCTTCCAGAATGTAAACCAATTCGAAAAAATTATGACGATCTCCCACATCTGGATATTCATTCAGCGTTTCAAAAGAAACCGTAAAAGGCTCATATAAGTTTTCTTTTTTCATAATTCCATTTATTTGAAGATGCAAATATACCTAAAAAAGACAAATATATACCAAATAAGAATCATAAAAACAGTATAATTTTGCCTCATCAATTTTAAACGAAATAAATCATTATCATGGAATATAGAAAATTAGGCAACTCAGAACTTGAATTATCAGCTATTACATACGGCGCTTTTGCCATTGGAGGAACAATGTGGGGCGGAACAGAAAAGAAAGATTCAATAGCATCTGTTCAGGCTTCAATTGACCACGGCGTTACTACAATCGATACTGCTCCTTTTTATGGATTTGGCTTAAGCGAAGAAATGATTGGCGAAGCTATAAAACCTTACGATCGTTCTAAAATTCAATTACTTACAAAATTCGGTTTGGTTTGGGACGGAAGCAACAACGAAAAAGGTGATTTCTTCTTTGATGCAGACGATAACGGTAAAAAAGTTCCGATTTACAAATATTCATCAAAAGAAAATGTAATCAAAGAAATCGAAGAAAGCTTAAAACGTCTTCAAACAGATTATATTGATTTGTTGCAAATTCACTGGCCTGACTCAACAACGCCAATTTCTGAAACAATGGAAGCCGTTGAAACCTTAATTCAACAAGGAAAAATCAGAGCTTTCGGAGTAAGCAATTATAATGTTGCACAAATCCAAGAAGCACAAAAAACGATTCAAGTGTCTTCAAACCAAGTAGCTTACAGCATGCTAAACCGCTCAATCGAAGCAGATTTAATTCCGTTTACAGTTTCAGAAAACATCGGAATCATTGCTTACAGTCCAATGGAAAGAGGTTTGTTGACTGGGAAATATTTCACAGACAGCAAATTAAAAGAAAACGATCACAGAAACGGTTATTTCGGAAAATTCGATTTGCAGCAAGTAAAAACTTTAATTGAAGAATTGAGTTCATTAGCACATTCAAAAAACATTTCAATTTCGCAATTGGTTTTACGCTGGACAACTTTACAAAAAGGAATCGCAATTGTATTAGCTGGAGCAAGAAACGCAGAACAAGCTATTTCAAACGCCAAAACTATGGATTTCGATTTATCAGCTTCAGAATTGGAATTTATCAATCAGGCAATTGCTAAAATAAAATAATGCTCTTTTTATAGACACAAAATCTGCGCAATCTTGTCATTCCGAGGAACGAGGAATCTTCGCGAGAAACTCCGCAAAGCTTGGCATTCTCTATGCGGAGCTACCAACGGAGATTCCTCGTTCCTCGGAATGACAAACTTTGATAATCTATGTGTTAAAAAAAAAAAATCTCAAAAATTTAAATAATTAGAATTTGGGCGTTTTGCGCGGCGAACCGGGCTATTCGTTCCAATCTTTTATTCCGAACCCCGGCACAAAAGGATTTCCACTGCTATCCCTCACGCATCCATTTTTATAAGAAATAACAAATTAAAATGAAAAAGATATTTATAATAAATGGCGGACAGAAATTCGCACATTCAGGAGGAAAATTCAACAAAACCGTTCAAGATTGGACAATTGAATTTCTTTCTAAAAATAATAATTACGAAATAAAAACAACTCACATTGAAAACGAAATTGATCTTCAGGAAGAAGTTGAAAAATTCGTTTGGGCAGATTTAATTATCTATCATACACCAGTTTGGTGGTTTCAATTGCCGAACCTTTTCAAAAAATACATCGATGATGTTTTCACGCAAGGACACAACAACGGAATTTATAAAAGTGATGGAAGAAGCCGCGTAAATCCAGACATTAATTACGGAACTGGCGGACTTTTGCACGGACGCAAATACATGTTGACTACAAGCTGGAATGCACCTGCAACTGCTTTTACGCTTCCTGGCGAATTTTTCGATGAAACCTCTGTTGATGACGGCGTAATGTTTGGTTTCCACAAAATGAACAAATTCACAGGAATGGAAAAAATAAACGGATTTCATTTTCATGATGTAGAAAAAGGCGCAACACCAGAAAATATTATTACCTTTAAAGAACAATATACCAAACACTTAGAGCAAACTTTTAAAAATCTATAATCATGATCTCAATTACAGCAATTTTAAAAAGTAAACCAGAGCATCTAATTGAAGTTCAGAACCTTCTGACGCATTTAGTAACCGAAACTAGAAAAGAAACTGCCTGTATTCGTTACGATTTACATACTTCAGAAAATGTTTTTATTCTATGGGAAGAATGGAAAGATCAGCCAGGTTTAGATTTACACAACAGCCAATCTTATCTTCAAGATTTCATTAAAAAAACAGAAACGCTGGTTTCTAGTCCAATTCAGGTTTACAAAACTGCACAGACTTTATAACTTTTGTTTGCCACGAATTACACGAATTAGCACTAATTTTCATTAAAACAAGAAAAAAATCATTCGTAAAAATTCGTGTAATTCGTGGCGAATAAAACTTATTTAATTCCGCCAAAAGCTCCGAAACACATATTTTTATGTAAAATTTCAACTTTTGAAAAACCTACTTTTTTCATCAAATCCAATTGATAATTCATAGATCTCGGAGAATCTTCTTTTTCAATATAATCCAAAACTTTCTTACGATATTCCTCTCCTCCAATTCCTTTTAAATAATCACCGTAACGCTGCCAAGTATATTCATTCAATAATTCTGTGTCTTGCGTAATCAAATCAGAAATCATCAAGCAACCGCCTGGTTTCAATAATTTAAATAATTTTATAAAAGTCGTTTCCCAATCCTGATCCTCTCGTAAATGATGCAAAACTGCGCCAGCCAAAATAATATCAAAACTATTTTCTTTTAAATCCACTTCACGAATATCGCCCTGTTTTATTTCTACTTTTCCGTTTGTTTCAGCTGAAACCCTTTCAAAAGCACGATTCAACATTGGCAAACTCAAATCGACCAAAGTGCAATCTAGATTTGATAATTTAGATAACATTTTTAAAGCATAATTTCCTGCGCCACAACCAACATCTAAAATAGTTGTAGCATTAGGAACAATGCGTTTTGAAGCTTCAGTTATTAATTCTAAAGAAATTGTAGCATCAATTGTTGCCACTTGTCCTGTTTCTAAATTAGAAAATCGTTCGACATCATTGTCAAATCGTTCTTTGATTTCTTCAATAGTTGATTTTTTCATGTCTTTGTTTTTTTATCTCTCGCAGACAAAGCAGATTGAGCTAATCTTTTTGCTATTATATGATTGGAAATTATTATGATTAAGATGATTTATCTAAAATTAATAATTTGCCTTATCCGCAAATCTGCGAGAGAATTATTCTTTTTTCAAAACTATCTTTTTCATAAATACTTTAAAAATACTATTTTTATCAATTAATAATACCTTAAAAGTATCATGGAATTACGTCATTTAAAATATTTTTTGGCTGTAGCCGAAGAACTGAACTTTACCAAAGCTTCAGAAAAACTTTTTATTTCCCAACCTCCATTAAGCCGCCAGATTGCTGAACTGGAAGACGAACTTCAAGCAAAACTTTTCATCAGAAATAATAAAAAAGTAGAACTTACCGAAGCTGGAAAATATTTCGAAAAAGAAGTTAAATCTCTATTTCAGAATTTGGAACGCATTTCATTAAAAACAAAAAAAATAGCAGAGAATGTGTCAGGCGAACTTTGCGCTTTTTATGGCTTTACGCCGAAAATTATTCACGAAGCCAATAACATTAATTCAATTGTACAGTTAGTCAAAAACGGTTTAGGAATTTCTATTGTTCCGTCGAACATTGCCAAAAACAATCAAGATTCTGAAATTGGTTTTATCGAATTGAAAAAGGTTAATCTATATACAAATGTCTCGTTAATTACATCAAAAGAGGATCATTCTGAAATTACTCGATCTGCTGTTGAGTTTTTATTGCCACAAAGACGCTAAGATGCTAAGTTTTTTCTACTACACATTATCCATGTAGTTTGTCATTTCGACGAAGGAGAAATCTTCGCAAGTAGCTCCGCATAGAGAGGCCAATCTTTGTAGAGCTTCTCGTGGAGATTTCTCCTTCGTTGAAATGACAAAAATGAGAGAAATCTTTTTTAATCATTATAATCTGTGGCAATAAAAAAAATTCGTTACAAATTAGTACAGAAATCCACATCATAAAAAGAGAACTTTTAAATATCTTAGCAAATTCAAATTCTACAATAAAAATTTCAATATAAAATGGCTGAGCAATCTTCAATTCAGTGTCCAAACTGCGGAACTCCTATCGACGTAAATGATGTCTTAAAGCATCAATTGGAAGATAGTATCCGTAAAGAATTTCAACAAAAAGCTACTATTCAAAATAAAGAATTAGAGCTTAAAAATGAGCAGTTTGAAAAAGCTAAAGCCGAATTTGAAGCAAAGAAAAAGCAGGAAAACGAACTTTTTGCCGAGCGTTTGGAGCGTGAAAGAAAAATTGCGGAAAAAGAAATTTCGGAAAAGTTGAAAACAAAACTTGAAGAAGAAAACAAAGATCGTTTACTCTTAATGGAAAAAGAACTCTCTGAAAAATCGGAAAAAATCAGGGAATTAAATAAAATGGAAGGTGAAATCGCCAAATTACAGCGCGAAAAACTGGAAATGAAAGATGCCATTCAAGCCGAAGCTGAAAAGCAATTGAATGTTCAACTGACTTTAGAACGTGAAAAAATTAGAAAACAAGAAGACGATAAAAACGAGTTAAAATTTAAAGAGCTTCAAAAACAGCTTGAAGAACAAAAAAAGCTTACTGAAGAAATGAAACGCAAGCAAGAGCAAGGTTCTATGCAATTGCAAGGCGAAGTAATGGAATTAGCGATTGAAGAATGGCTGGCAAACAACTTTCCTCTTGACAGTATTGACGAAGTTAAAAAAGGTGCAAATGGCGCTGATTGTCTTCAAATTGTAAATACGCGCGAACATCAAAATTGTGGTTCGATTTATTACGAAAGCAAGAGAACAAAAGCGTTTCAGCCTTCATGGATTGAAAAATTTAAAAATGATATTAGAACCAAAAGAGCCAATATTGGAGTTCTGGTTACAGAAGTAATGCCGTCTGGAATGGAAAGAATGGGCATGCGAGACGGGATATGGATTTGCACTTATGAAGAATTTAAAGGTTTAAGCGCCGTTTTACGTCAATCTTTAATTCAGATCAATCAAGCAGTTCAGGCACAAGAAAACAAAGGCGATAAAATGTCGATGTTATATGATTTCTTGACTAGCAACGAATTCCGTTTACAAATCGAAGGAATTGTAGAAGGTTTCACCCAAATGCAAAGCGACTTAGATTCTGAAAAAAGAGCCATGCAGAGAATCTGGAAACAACGTGAGAAGCAAATCGTTCAAAGTTCATACTTTTTAGAATGTACGGCTCGATTCGTGGAATCGCTGGAAATGCCGTTCAGAGTGTAAAAGCATTAGAATTGGATTTTATTGAAGGTGAATCGGAAGATGAAGAACCTAAGGAATTGTTTGAATAATTTTATTCAAATTAAAACGCCAAGTTTGTCATTTCGACGAAGGAGAAATCTTCGCAAGTAGCTCCGTTCCCATAAGTCAATCTTTGTAGATCTTCTCGTGGAGATTTCTCCTTCGTCGAAATGACAAAAAATGTGTAAAAAAGATATAAATGTTAATCGACTTTCTTCAAAACCGCTAATTTCCCAGAAGGATTTGACAACGTAAGCCTATTATTTTCAATAGAATAAGTTGTTGTGCTTTGCAATGCTTTTAAAAAATCTCCTTCTTTATTTCCAGGTGCGCAAGCCATTAAAGTCGAAACCACTTTGGTAAAACGCAAAAGATCTTTTTCGTAAAAAATTTGTCCTGTAATCGAATTACAACCTCCAAAACCTGAAAATCTGTTTTCGGTTGAATTAATTTCAAGTCTCGGAAATTCTTTCTGGAAATCGGTTGCAAAAACTTTATATCCGTTCAATTCTTCCAAAACCCAAATATCATGAAGACGATAATCTGTAATAAATTTTCCGCATCCGCTCAATTTTTTCGTTTCTAATTCTGAATTGTTTTTAATCTCAACCTTGACACTATAAGGCGAAATTGCACCAGACATAGAATCTTGACAGTCTAATTGCTGAATTGTTATAGTTGCAGAAGCAGTTTCGTTACTTACTTTATACATTCGAACATTTGCATCCATAGCTCGTATTGCCTCAACGGCAGGAAAAGTAATACTTTCTTTTCCTGCAATTAATGAGGTGAAAATAATTTGATCATTTCCTATTTTAATTCCCCAAAACGGCTCATTTCCAGTAGCTTTAAAATAAAAATTCAAATCGTCTTGAGATGTTCCTGAAGGTGTTTTATCTTTTGATTCTTTGCCCGCTGTACTTTTACAGCCTATCATTAAAACTGATAATAGCAATATTGAAAGGATTCTTTTCATAGTATTTCTGTTTAAAAAATGTTCTTCTTAAGAAAAACAACCATAAAATTCTTATGAATTTACGACATTTTTTTGAAAAGCTTATTTAGAATCTTTTCAAATTTATAAAAATATCAATTCGCCAAATTCATCTAAAAGCCGTACTACGTAAAAGATTACGACAAAATACGTAGTCATGAAAACTTCAATCTACTCAAAAAATATTTTTATTACGTATTTTTATAAGTACAAATACTTATATTTGCGTAGTAATACTTAATTAAAA encodes the following:
- a CDS encoding acetyl-CoA C-acyltransferase gives rise to the protein MNKRVVIVSAVRTPIGSFMGGLSTVPAPKLGAAAIKGALSKINLDPKLVDEVFMGNVIQAGVGQAPARQAALFAGLSEEVAATTVNKVCASGMKAVMFAAQAIACGDAEIVVAGGMESMSLIPHYVQMRAGNKFGPATMLDGMQKDGLTDAYDNNAMGVCADLCATEYNISREEQDAFAIQSYERSAKAWDAGKFNNEVVPVEVPQRRGEPIIFSKDEEYTNVKLDKIPSLGAVFTKDGTVTAANASTINDGAAALVLMSEEKANALGLKPLAYIKGYADAAQEPKWFTTSPAKALPKALDKAGISISDVDFFEFNEAFSVVGLANAKILNLDNNKVNVNGGAVSLGHPLGASGARIIVTLLNVLEQNNAKTGAAAICNGGGGASAIVIERA
- a CDS encoding C40 family peptidase, encoding MFGICNLAIAPVRSEPSDRSEIVTQLLFGEHIEILERQNQWAKIRIQYDDYVGWMDSKQYQVISKEQFDQLSKEAIILNADLIDYITAPNNLLLPIPLGASLSFLNNSEINTSNFDFEGTKTSGIKPKSAIINTAFMYLNAPYLWGGKTPFGIDCSGFTQMVYKLNGYKIHRDASQQALEGDPLSFIEECEAGDLAFFDNDEGNITHVGIIMDNNYIIHASGKVRIDRLDHTGIYNPELNKHTHKLRVIKKII
- a CDS encoding AraC family transcriptional regulator; the protein is MKKENLYEPFTVSFETLNEYPDVGDRHNFFELVYILEGTGRQCINKNIFEYDPGHLFLLTPEDCHNFTIETETKFFFLRFNDIYLKNSSLQNENIQRLEYILQNANHQPGCILKNDPDKCLVKVMIEAICREHQDKDVYNQELIQQLVNTLIIIVARNIAKYLPEQVNISTEAKAMDILQYIQNNIYYPEKIKAESISDYFGISNTYLGRYFKKHASETMQQYISNYKTKLIEHRLQFSEKRINEIAYEFGFTDESHFNKFFRKQKGYSPSEFRKSIRLSA
- a CDS encoding aldo/keto reductase, with amino-acid sequence MEYRKLGNSELELSAITYGAFAIGGTMWGGTEKKDSIASVQASIDHGVTTIDTAPFYGFGLSEEMIGEAIKPYDRSKIQLLTKFGLVWDGSNNEKGDFFFDADDNGKKVPIYKYSSKENVIKEIEESLKRLQTDYIDLLQIHWPDSTTPISETMEAVETLIQQGKIRAFGVSNYNVAQIQEAQKTIQVSSNQVAYSMLNRSIEADLIPFTVSENIGIIAYSPMERGLLTGKYFTDSKLKENDHRNGYFGKFDLQQVKTLIEELSSLAHSKNISISQLVLRWTTLQKGIAIVLAGARNAEQAISNAKTMDFDLSASELEFINQAIAKIK
- a CDS encoding NAD(P)H-dependent oxidoreductase, encoding MKKIFIINGGQKFAHSGGKFNKTVQDWTIEFLSKNNNYEIKTTHIENEIDLQEEVEKFVWADLIIYHTPVWWFQLPNLFKKYIDDVFTQGHNNGIYKSDGRSRVNPDINYGTGGLLHGRKYMLTTSWNAPATAFTLPGEFFDETSVDDGVMFGFHKMNKFTGMEKINGFHFHDVEKGATPENIITFKEQYTKHLEQTFKNL
- a CDS encoding putative quinol monooxygenase — translated: MISITAILKSKPEHLIEVQNLLTHLVTETRKETACIRYDLHTSENVFILWEEWKDQPGLDLHNSQSYLQDFIKKTETLVSSPIQVYKTAQTL
- a CDS encoding class I SAM-dependent methyltransferase; this encodes MKKSTIEEIKERFDNDVERFSNLETGQVATIDATISLELITEASKRIVPNATTILDVGCGAGNYALKMLSKLSNLDCTLVDLSLPMLNRAFERVSAETNGKVEIKQGDIREVDLKENSFDIILAGAVLHHLREDQDWETTFIKLFKLLKPGGCLMISDLITQDTELLNEYTWQRYGDYLKGIGGEEYRKKVLDYIEKEDSPRSMNYQLDLMKKVGFSKVEILHKNMCFGAFGGIK
- a CDS encoding LysR family transcriptional regulator, with amino-acid sequence MELRHLKYFLAVAEELNFTKASEKLFISQPPLSRQIAELEDELQAKLFIRNNKKVELTEAGKYFEKEVKSLFQNLERISLKTKKIAENVSGELCAFYGFTPKIIHEANNINSIVQLVKNGLGISIVPSNIAKNNQDSEIGFIELKKVNLYTNVSLITSKEDHSEITRSAVEFLLPQRR
- a CDS encoding DUF2130 domain-containing protein; protein product: MAEQSSIQCPNCGTPIDVNDVLKHQLEDSIRKEFQQKATIQNKELELKNEQFEKAKAEFEAKKKQENELFAERLERERKIAEKEISEKLKTKLEEENKDRLLLMEKELSEKSEKIRELNKMEGEIAKLQREKLEMKDAIQAEAEKQLNVQLTLEREKIRKQEDDKNELKFKELQKQLEEQKKLTEEMKRKQEQGSMQLQGEVMELAIEEWLANNFPLDSIDEVKKGANGADCLQIVNTREHQNCGSIYYESKRTKAFQPSWIEKFKNDIRTKRANIGVLVTEVMPSGMERMGMRDGIWICTYEEFKGLSAVLRQSLIQINQAVQAQENKGDKMSMLYDFLTSNEFRLQIEGIVEGFTQMQSDLDSEKRAMQRIWKQREKQIVQSSYFLECTARFVESLEMPFRV
- a CDS encoding META domain-containing protein, coding for MKRILSILLLSVLMIGCKSTAGKESKDKTPSGTSQDDLNFYFKATGNEPFWGIKIGNDQIIFTSLIAGKESITFPAVEAIRAMDANVRMYKVSNETASATITIQQLDCQDSMSGAISPYSVKVEIKNNSELETKKLSGCGKFITDYRLHDIWVLEELNGYKVFATDFQKEFPRLEINSTENRFSGFGGCNSITGQIFYEKDLLRFTKVVSTLMACAPGNKEGDFLKALQSTTTYSIENNRLTLSNPSGKLAVLKKVD